The genomic DNA TTAGGCCTTACTTAGTACATACAGGTCCAATGTCTCCTGCCAGCacctgggtcttttttttttttttgagaccgagtctcactctgtctgttgcccaggctgcagtgcagtggcgtgatctcggctcactgcaacccctgcctcctgagttcaagtgattctcccacctcagtctaccgagtagctgggattacaggcacctgccttcatccccagctaatttttgtatttttgtagagacggggtttcacgatgttggccaggctagtcttgaactcatgtccacaggtgatccacccacctcggcctcccaaagtgctgggataacaggtgtgagccaccatgcccagccacttgtTTTTTTGGCTAAGGCTTTCTTTCCCTGCGTGAGCCCAATGTGAATGCACCATGCTTAAGATTAACATCCCCTGGTGTGAAGTCATAGCAGCCTAACTCAGTGACTGACAGGAGTTGGTGTATAAATAGCTCTACTTCTGGCCCCTCAGGTGGAATAATTTTAAGACACATATTCtcaaagccaggcatggtggtatgcacctgtagtcccagctactggagaagctgaggctggtgaattgcttttttttttttttgagacaagagtctcactctgctgtccaggctggagtgcagtggggcaatctcagctcactacaacctccgcctcccaggttcagcgattctcccaagtagctgggattacaggcacctgccattatgcctgcctggctaatttttatatttttttagagatggggtttcaccatgttggccagactggtcttggaactcctgacctcaggtgacctgcctgcctcagcctcccaaagtgctgggattagaggcatgagccaccacgcctggccaaatagctgttttgagacagggtctcactctgtcactcaggctggagtccaatgacATGacctaagctcactgcaaccactgccttctgggctcaagtgatcctcccacttcagcctcccaagtagctgagactacatgaaagcaccactatgcctggctaatttttgtgtttttaatagaggtaaggtttcactatattgcccagtcaggtctttaactcctggactcaagcaatctgctgccttggcatcccaaagtattgggattagaggtgtgagccaccacccccaggtgaattgcttgagcccatgaattcaagtcccaagtagctgagactacagaagaatgccaccacacttgactatttttaaattttttgcagagacaggatctccctatattgcccaagctggtttccaactcctggactcaagcaatggtttgggctcccaaagtgttgggattataggcatgagccactgcatctgggtagtaaaaactttttttttggagatggggtctcactgtgtcacccaggctagaatgcagtagcatggtcccagctcactgcaacctccaccaggctcaagcgatcctcccacctcagccccaccaaccagttgagactacaggtgcatgccaccacacccagctaatttttatattttttgtagagagggggtttcaccatgttgcccaggctggtcttgaactcctggacttaagcaatcagtctgcccacagcctcccaaagtgctgggattacaggaaagagccactgcgccccgccccAGTAAAAACTCTTACGAGTAGGGGTGGGGGGAAGCAGAGAAGAGGATGTAAATGGAGTTGACAAGGGAGGGTATTGCAATTTTAAGTATGCAGTCAGAGGATACTTCACTGAAATGAATAAACTCTTGAATgacaggaggggaagggaaggagatgtGGATACCTAAGAGAATGGACTATACTTGGTGAGGCTACAGCGCTACATGTGGGGGAAAAGTAGCCACGTGGTCAGGAAAGTGGAGTGGTACAGGCTATATGGTAGACCTTTTTAAAGGTGACTGTAAATACTTCAGTGAAACTGACATGGAAGCCAtcggaggattttttttttttaattttcattttctccccaAAAGCAGGATCTGAAGCCATTTAAGATTTTTCCccccttctgtttctttttcattagttttggggaaacaggtggtttttggttacatggataagttatttagtggtaatttctgagattttggtgcaccctgTCATCCAAGCAGTGTATACTGTACCCaacatgtagtcttttatccctcacctccttcccacccttccccaaGTCCCGAAAGTCCATGATTCTTATGCCTTtccatcctcatagcttagctcccacttgcaagtgaaaacatacaatatttggttctccattcctgagttactttacttagaataatggtctccaactccatccaggttgctatgAATAccgtattttgttcttttttatggctgagtagtattccctggtgtatacactttttttgtgtgtgtgacacagccctcaggaggtcctgagaacatgtgcctgctataccacattttctttatccactcgttgataggcatttaggctgCTTCggtatttttgcaattgcaaatcatgctgctatacaCATCTtgttcatataatgacttattttcctctgggtggatacccagtagtCAGATTGCTGGATGAAATGATTGGAGATTTTGACATGAGTGATATAAGTTTTAACAGGCTCACTCTGGCTGCTATGTTAATAGACTGGGCATAGATAGGGTGGGTGACTGATTCCCTTGATGGCCCAAATTCTCCACCTTTTTTGCCCTACAACCTTGCAGTACCATGATTCTGGATGCAGCTGTGCGACTTCTTCAACAAATGGGATGTTAGCAAATTTGCTCTGGACACCATTCCTGAGGAACAAGCCTCAAAGCCTGGAACTGCCTACCTTTTAAACCTGTTTTCTAATATAGGCCCTTAAGGTTTGGTTTAAGTCAATCCAATCTAACACATTTTAGTCAAACATGTAACTACTGTACTTTTGATTCTCATTGGTACAAATGACTATCCACACCACCACTTACAATGTCAAtttacataacacaaaatttaggattcaggccaggtgccatgactgaggcttgtaatcccagcatttgggaggatgaggcgggtggatcacttgaggccaggagttcgagactggcctggcaaacatggtgaaacccggtctctaataaaaaacacaaaaatcgccgggcgcggtggctcaagcctgtaatcccagcactttgggaggccgagaagggcggatcatgaggtcaggagttcgagaccatcctggctaacacggtgaaaccccgtctctactaaaaaatacaaaaaagccagccgggcgaggtggctggcgcctgtagtcccagctactcgggaggctgaggcaggagaatggcgtaaacccgggaggcggagcttgcagtgagctgagatccggccactgcactccggcctgggcgacagagtgagactctgtctcaaaaaaaaaaaaaaaaacataaaataaataaaaaaaaccacacaaaaatcagtcaggcctggtggctcacacctataatcctggctactcaggaagctgaggctcaagaattgcttgaacccgagaggcagatgttgcagtgagctgagattgctctagcctgagcaatagagtgagactccgtctgctTAAAATCTCTGAGGCCTAACTgcgtgttttgttttttttttttgatagacaGTCTCAttgttacccaggccggagtgcagtggtgccatctggactcactgcacactctgcctctcgggttcaagctattctcgagCTTCAGCATCACCAGTGcttgccaccacgtctggctaatttctgtttttagtagagatggggtttcaacatgttggtctcaaactcctggcctcaaacgatctgcttatcaaagtgctaggattatagtcgtgagccaccacacctggccagcatttaaaaacttctgaaagaaagaaaagacagaaaagaaagaaaagcaagaaaaggaagaaagggaggaagggagggaaggaggggaaggaaggaaaggaaagaaggaaagcaaagaaagaaaaaggaaagaaaggaagaaaaccccCCAAACCAAAAAAACTATGGAAAGATCCAAGCCTCAGGATCCCAAATGGATCAAACATagacaaaaccagacaaaaatttGCTGTATTATACACACTCACTTGATAAATTCAACTAGGCTGCAAAGGAATGAAGGCTCCACCACAGTGGGATTCTGCAAATGACTTCAGATCCTGTGCAACAATTAACAGCAAACCGCAATACTAAGTCTGAGTAGGAATAAAGACAGAAGTCTTCTCGCCTGATCTCAAAAGACAAACAGAAGAGACTCAAAGTTTTGACTATTTGAGCAATGTCTCAAAGGCTTACCTTCAGAGGTTTACAGCGCCTTGAAACATATCTGCTGGCAGAACTGTGTCCCATAATCTGGTTTCATTACATTTAACTTATGAGGCAGTAAGTCTCAATCTTGACAATCCCTAAAATGGAAATGAAGCTAAATTTTCCCAGACCTGAGGAAATCTCCAAAAACAGAAATCTATGTCCATTCTTTGAGGTAGGAAGAAAAATGGTACTTAGAACAAACTGTTCATATACATATCAACTTCATAAGCACAAAAAATTTATTCTGAATAAATCACTTTACAATTACTGAAAAAGATGTTCATTACTTAGCTATGTACTTAACCAATCAAATTacccaaacaaaataaacatggcAATACAAAAACGTTAAGAATTTACAAAGCTGtacaaaataacttaaaatttaaaaattagactgaTACAGTCTATAAGATCTCTTCAAGAGAGCTGTCCAATTACAGATCTATAGAGTTTTCTTCAGAAGGTCAAAGAAAGGATGCTTTAAGGCTTCTTTGAGAGTAATTCTTTTGGCTGGATCATACTCCAACATTTTCTGAATGAGGTCAAAGAGACACTCATGTTCAACATCCTGAGAAAGCATAAattcctggaagaaaaagaagaaattcaacaGCCTTTTCCACTACCATTTACTATACCGTGTAACAGTATAGTAAACCACTATATATAACCACCATAAAAAcggaaaagaggccaggcatggtcacccacgcctataatcccagcactctgggaggccaaggcaggcggatcacttgagggcaggggttcaagaccagcctggctaacatagtaaaaccctgtctttactatttggaggaaaaaaaaaaaaaaaaaaaaaaaagcatggtggcgtgcatctgtaatcccagctacttgggaggccgagactcacttgagcctgggatgcagaggttgcaatgagctgggccaagatcgtgccactctactccagcctgggcaacgaaacaaggttctgtctcaaaagagaaacagaagaaactcAAAGTTTTGACTATTTGAGCAATGTCTTAAAGGCTTACCTTCAGAGGTTTACAGCGCCTTGAAACATATCTGCCGGCAGAACTGTGTTCATCCCAGTCTAATCGATCATGGTGAAAATATTTACGTTTCCTAAAAGTAAGTCAATATCCATTCATGTTTATAACACTGAAAACTTAAAACAGCTAGCAAAGGTTATCAATCACTATGCTTTCCCAGATCACTTTTCTAGAGACTTAAATGGAAGCCATGGGATAGAAACGTTACCTGCTTTGCACCAAGGTAATCTACTATTTAACCGATAAAAATATTAGTCTGACTTCATTATTTATAAAGTTCTTAATCAGCTCCTGAGACTTGGTAgagtgaaaattttttttaaaaattaagttctaATCAGAAGATGTGATCAAATGATACTAAGGATGTCACTAACTCTTAAAACGTACCTGGTTTTCTGTATCATATGTTTTGGTAGAGGTCCGAGAATCCTTTCCATCATTGCTAAGTGCTCCTTACTATCGTGtgtctagaaataaaataaaaacaaacaaacctgaggAAGATGACCACCAAAACAGACATAGTTAAAAGCTGACAGCAAAAAACATTAATGCTTGCAGAACAAACTTGCCAATGATTTCCTACATGGACACGGATAATTGCTTAtatacttaaaagttttaaataaaacaatcatgaaagaaatatgaattagtttcattttaatttatgctTATCTACAATGAATAGTCTATAATGGGGGAAGAAGCTatctaaatgtgtatgtatactttatttcttcatataaacAGGCACTTTTCTTGTGCAAAGCAAGGTTGAATACATCATTGTCACTTACTGGAAATACGGTAAACCCCAGATAGTATTCAATAAGAATGCATCCTATACTCCAGACATCACATGGTTGGGACCACCCTAGGGctgcaaagcaaagcaaaatgtaagggaaaaaaatcttcactatttgttaaagaaattaaaatgttagcagtaatacttttctgttttcttttagacagtctcctctgttgctcaggctggagagcagtggtgcgatctcggcttaatgcaagctccgcctcccgggttcatgccattctcctgcctcagcctcccaagtagctgggactacaggcgcctgccaccacgcccagctaattttttgtgtttttagtagaaacagggtttcaccgtggtctcgatctcctgaccccatgatccgcctgcctcggcctcccaaagtgctgggattacaggcgtgagccatggcgcctggtcaacagtaatacttttttaaaaaagcatatgtaatgtaggctgggcacagtggctcacacctgtaatccagtgctttgggaggccaagatgggagaactgcttgagctcaggagttcaagaccagcctaggcaacctagtgagatctcatctctatttacatatacatatataatgaattggctgggcacggtggctcacgcctgtaatcccagccctttgggaggccgaggcaggtggagcacaaggtcagaagatcgagatcatcctggctaacacggtgaaaccctgcctctactaaaaacacaaaaacaaaattagccgggcgtggtggcaggtgcctgtagtccctgctactcaggaggctgaggtgggagaatggcatgaacccgggaggcagagcttgcagtgagctgagatcgcaccaccgcactccagcctgggtgacagagcaagactccgtctcaaaaaaaaaaaaacttatatatatatatatacacacacacatatatgtgcaaCATGATGTTTGAGCTGGATGATACTAAAGCAATAACTTAATCCAAGGTTAAATACAATatacatggccgggcgcagtggctcatgcctgtaatcccagcactttgcaaggccaaggccggcagactGCTccaggtcagcagtttgagaccagcctggccaacatggtgaaaccccatttctaccaaaaataagaaaattagctgggcgtggtggtgggtgcctataatcccagcaactcaggaggctgaggcaggagaattgcttgaacccaggaggcagaagttgcagtgagccaagatcgcagcactgcactccagcctgggcaacaaagcaagtctccacctaaaaaacaaataagtgataaaaataaataaataaaatatatagtgttATACACAGTCTGGAATACAGTAGGCATTAAACaattttctgagacggagtctcgctctgttgcccaggctggagtgcagtggcgcaatcttggctcactgcaacctccgcctcctgggtgttcaagcaattctcctgcctcagcctcctgagtagctggaactactgatgtgtacaccaccacacccagcaaatttttttgtagagttggggtttcatcgtgttagccaggatggtcttgatctcctgacctcgtgacgtgcccgcctcggtctcccaaaatgctgggaattacagatgtgagccactgcgccccacttGGCAATAAACTATTACATTAAAAAACCCTACCACATAACTACAAATGTGAAAACAATTCCAGAAAGGTTAAGCCACTTGCTCAAATTCCCAGAACTAACTATCTGATACAATTGAGAGCTTAAAATCCTTAATGCACTTCATGATACTTATCCCTTAAAGAGAAAATGGTCTTTAGTAAGacctaaaactgcaaaaaaattttaagtctcAATAAGGAAATACAAAGGTTCTCAAAGGACAATCAATACTCACCTAAAATAACTTCAGGTGCTCTATAATGTCTTGTAGATACCAATGTACTGTGATGTTCATCATCATATGTTGCACTTCCAAAGTCTACAACTTTAATATCTGGATTTATTAAGGTGCGTTCATCACGTTTCTGAAAATCATATATTATGGTTAAGAAGGCATAAGCTATTAAGGTATAAGATATTCACTTTATGAATACTTTGGAAGACTTACTATTTTGGGATTATATGCCTCTGTGTAGTCAGACTGCACAAATAAGATGTTTTCAGGCTTTAAGTCTGTGTGAGTCAACTTATTACTGTGCAAAACTGAGAATAAAGAGAAAGTTGTCATAATCAGAAAACATCAAACCAAACCAcaaaaccccacaacaggccacattcagtggctcacacctgtaatcccagcactttggaggccaaggcaggtggatcacttgaggtcaggagttcgagaccacccagACCattacagtgaaaccctgtctctactaaaattacaaaaattagccgagcatggtggcatgtgcctgtagtcccagctactcggaaggctgtggcaggagaatcacttgaaccggggaggcagagttCCCAGTGAGtgaagactgcgccactgcacttcagcctgggcagcaaagcgggactccgtctcaaaacaaaaaaccccaacaaaaAACCTCTGATTCCTTTCCCATATGCCCAAAGAAGAATGGTCAACAACATTCCAGTCTGCTAGAAAATCACCAGTAACTAAAACTCATTACCTCTTATGAAGCTTTCTTTTATGATATACCATGCCTTAATTTTTAGCCAGCATTTGAAGTTACTATTTTTATGCACCAGAAAAGTATAAATTATAGTCTGCAACACAGTATATTGTTATATGATGGATATCCTACTTATTGAATCAAATGTACACTGCTGATCAACAGCCTGTGATCAAATCTCTTCATACCTACTCTTCTTCCCtcatttttaatcaaataaaaattgtatatacttaggatgtacattttattttgtggaaTGGATAAAACTAGCAAATTAACAAAGATATACCAAGAACTTACAATTCACAGACTTGCATATCTGATATGCCATCTTTCTGATATGATCCAGTCGAAATGGTAGAAAACCATTTTCTTTAATGAAGTCATAAGTACTAAGTCCCAGTAGTtcaaaaacaatgcaaatatGACCATGATGCTCAAACCATTCCAACATTTGGACACAGCGGCtataaacacaagaaaaatagCTAAGTATAGCTGCTCCTAATTTAAATATACCTGACACCACTTCCCAAGTTCTAATCTGATACTTACAAAGTACTGTTGGGGTCTGTTGTATTCAAGTGTTCCAGAACTTGTATTTCTGAGCGAGCAGCTTCACAGTATCTATCcacatttttaactatttttactgCTACATGTCTACCTCCCCTGTTGGAAAGATGCATGCAAATTTCAGAATGACAGACATGATGCTCAATTCCAGTTATcactgacttcaaactgtactacttCTACTCTGacccactgtatttttttttaatttatggttTAGTGTCAGTTCTGATTATATTACATGCTGAATGACACAAATTTCTTTCCTCAAACCACCATTCACATGAgttattttttggtatttcagCTAAACAACTTCTTCCTAGGTACCTGTCACTGTCAAACATTATCTCAAATGTTCTTTAGTCCAGGTGGCCAGAAGAGTTAGGATACAGTGGGGACAGAGTAAAGAGCtctagggccaggtgcagtggctcacgcctataatcccagcaccttgggaggccgaaggtAGCGTATCAgttaaggtcagaagtttgagaccagcctggccaacatggtggaaccctgtctctaccaaaaatacgaaaatcagccaggcatggtggtgtgtgcctgtaatcccagcttcttgggaggctgaggcaggagaatcacgtgaacccggaaggtggaggctgcagtgagccaagattgcaccactgcaccccaacctgggcgacagaccaacactccatctcagggaaaggaaaaaaaaaaccaaaaacaaaaaaaaaaaaactctagctCTCATGTCCTTACCAATTAATAGTAGGAAGCCTCCTCAAAACTGCTTTGCCATTCAGGAAGaggaataacaacaacaacaaacagggAGGGCAACGGAAAAAATTCTATACCATCTTAAGAAATTTCATGGCTGGAGCCGgacgctcatgcctgtaatcccagcactttgggagcctgaggtgggcagatcacctgaggtcaggagatcgagaccagcctggccaacatagtcaaactctgtctctactaaaagaaaaaatagctaggcagggtggcatgtgcctgtagttccacctattcaggaggctgaggcagaggaatcacctgaacccgggaggcagaggatgcagtgagctgagattgtgccactgcactccatcccccctgggtgacagagcaagactctgtcttgagaaaaaaaaaaaaaattcaatcagtAGTTTGATAAACATACATAATTAAACTTGGGACACTAAGTTATCTCTGGCTGTTATCAGAATGAATTACGGCAGTTCCTAAATACACAGATTCCTACGTAACTACCCTGAAAAGGTCTGGGGTAGGCAAACCTCTCAAAAAACCAAGGCCGAGAACCACTAATATGGCGGGGGAAGAAAGTGTGGCCTAACAACAGTGTCCAGTAGGACAACAAAAGAATACTTTCAAAACAATATAAAGTGTGTTCTCAGCCTAAAATTAGAAGCTATACGTACTATTAGTAGCTGTTTAAAACTTATGAAGGGATAAGTACCTGTAACTGGAAGTTTCTCACATCCAAGTAAAAAAGGGTATAAAGATATGTATCTAACTCAGTCAGACCATTTTCTAAAGCTAAATCAAATTACCCATATTGCCAACTTCCCTAAATGTAATTCCAACATGGGAAACTTACGCTTTATGATCGATGCACTCCACAACTTTTCCAAAAGCTCCTTCACCTAAAGTATCAACAATTTCATCTAAAAGAGAGAAATAACTCAGTCATATCAAGAAGTGGAAACAATGTACTTATCACAATAAATGCTATCAATGTAGATTATTCTAGTTGATGCTACAAATTTCCTTATcactagatatttattttattggtcaACACCAGCAAAAAACATAATTATTAGGtctaatttcattaatttgattacTGTTCTGGAAGTTCTGTATAACAAACATTACATTtctaaagaaagcaaaaatacaatCCCCCCcaccaaaagaaatggaaaaataaaacaaaaaaagagaaagaaaaaaagatttccaaaTCCCTGAAAGCTTAATCTATATATAGATTATGTTATCTGAAAAGTTAATAAGTGTTGAAAAATATTCTATACATCTTGCACTTAGTACGTCTCCACTCTGACAGATCAGGTGACCCTCCTCATCATCCTCTACACTCCTGGTTCTTTTCCTTCGGTGACTCTTCTGGAAACGTCAAGTGGGCGGCACCAAGATCATCCAGCCAATCAATATACCCGAGTGAATTCAGGGCAGAATACGAAATTCATTCAGCGGGGAGATATTCAGGCATTCAGATACACGCCAGGCCACAAACGGTTGGCAGGAGCAATTTCAAATTCAGTCCCCAGAAATTCACAGGGCACATAGTTTAtgttaacaggagaaaaacatgGCAAGGAACAGATTTTCAGATAAGATACTCAAAGTGGCAAGGCAACAAAACATAATAcaattgattttcttaaaaaaaaaaaatgcttagttGTAGCATTcactgaaacataattttttagtTTCTAGTGTTCTAATTTAATGTTGCAAAATTGTCGGATGTAATATTTACTTGTCAAAGTAGACGGTGGCCAAATTAAGATTTCCTAGCTAatctaagaaaacaaatattataacagtaaataaaattaaagtgctaattttggggaaaaaaagatttgGCATGTAAGAATAACACTACAGCATTTTTAATGTCATCTGAACTGATCTCCAAATTAATATATAACCCATAACAGTTCAAATCTGCTTTGGTTTGCTTAGTGAAAGAAGGGTTAGAAAACATGCCTTGTTAGAACAAAGAAGCATACCTAATcctaaattatacaaaaataaaatgcctgtTCTACTTTTGTGATAAGGTTTCAATATATCAAAACTAATCAGATTTCTTGAAGTACCGTAAAAAAccttttagaatattttgtaaTCATTTTCAACTAATCTAAATTAAATCAATTAATTCCCACCATTTCACTGGAATGTCAATTAGGAGTCAACCAATAATTAAATTATAGAGCTAAATGTGTACTTTATTTCCAGAATTTCCTATCCAatgaacacacacagaaaaaatccTGCAGGTTAAAACTGAGATGATTTCATCTAAAAACTTTCTCAAATAATCAAACGCAAAAATTCAAGTTTCCCTGTTCCACGTGGGatataaaatttccaaaatgttttaaaaacgtTCATACCCCATGTGAACGACGATGTGAAGTACTGTGGTGAATCCTGTGTTT from Piliocolobus tephrosceles isolate RC106 chromosome 11, ASM277652v3, whole genome shotgun sequence includes the following:
- the CLK1 gene encoding dual specificity protein kinase CLK1 isoform X1; its protein translation is MRHSKRTYCPDWDDKDWDYGKWRSSSSHKRRKRSHSSARENKRCKYNHSKMCDSHYLESRSINEKDYHSRRYIDEYRNDYNQGCEPGHRHRDHESRYQNHSSKSSGRSGRSSYKSKHRIHHSTSHRRSHGKSHRRKRTRSVEDDEEGHLICQSGDVLSARYEIVDTLGEGAFGKVVECIDHKAGGRHVAVKIVKNVDRYCEAARSEIQVLEHLNTTDPNSTFRCVQMLEWFEHHGHICIVFELLGLSTYDFIKENGFLPFRLDHIRKMAYQICKSVNFLHSNKLTHTDLKPENILFVQSDYTEAYNPKIKRDERTLINPDIKVVDFGSATYDDEHHSTLVSTRHYRAPEVILALGWSQPCDVWSIGCILIEYYLGFTVFPTHDSKEHLAMMERILGPLPKHMIQKTRKRKYFHHDRLDWDEHSSAGRYVSRRCKPLKEFMLSQDVEHECLFDLIQKMLEYDPAKRITLKEALKHPFFDLLKKTL
- the CLK1 gene encoding dual specificity protein kinase CLK1 isoform X2, whose product is MLEWFEHHGHICIVFELLGLSTYDFIKENGFLPFRLDHIRKMAYQICKSVNFLHSNKLTHTDLKPENILFVQSDYTEAYNPKIKRDERTLINPDIKVVDFGSATYDDEHHSTLVSTRHYRAPEVILALGWSQPCDVWSIGCILIEYYLGFTVFPTHDSKEHLAMMERILGPLPKHMIQKTRKRKYFHHDRLDWDEHSSAGRYVSRRCKPLKEFMLSQDVEHECLFDLIQKMLEYDPAKRITLKEALKHPFFDLLKKTL